One Streptomyces sp. R28 DNA window includes the following coding sequences:
- a CDS encoding response regulator: MIRVALVDDQALMRAGFRALLDAEDGIEVVGEAADGERGVELIRAQVPDIALIDVQMPVMTGIEATRRIAADPALAPVRVVILTNYGHDEYVFEALRAGASGFLLKDTEPADLLQAIEVVARGEALLSPSVTRTLIGEFVSRPPDRATAPGLECLTRREREVTALAARGLTNEEIAAHMVISPFTAKTHISRAMTKLGARDRAQLVVFAYESGLVTARGG; encoded by the coding sequence GTGATCAGGGTGGCGCTCGTCGACGACCAGGCGCTGATGCGGGCGGGATTCCGGGCCCTGCTGGACGCCGAGGACGGCATCGAGGTGGTCGGCGAGGCCGCGGACGGCGAGCGGGGCGTGGAACTCATCCGCGCGCAGGTCCCCGACATCGCGCTGATCGACGTGCAGATGCCGGTGATGACGGGCATCGAGGCGACCCGCAGGATCGCCGCGGACCCGGCCCTCGCGCCGGTCCGCGTGGTCATCCTCACGAACTACGGCCACGACGAGTACGTCTTCGAGGCCCTGCGGGCCGGCGCCAGCGGCTTCCTCCTGAAGGACACCGAACCGGCCGACCTGCTCCAGGCGATCGAGGTGGTGGCACGCGGCGAGGCGCTGCTGTCCCCGTCGGTGACCCGCACTCTGATCGGAGAGTTCGTCTCCCGCCCACCCGACCGGGCCACCGCGCCCGGCCTGGAGTGCCTGACGCGCCGCGAACGCGAGGTGACGGCTCTGGCGGCGCGGGGGCTGACGAACGAGGAGATCGCCGCGCACATGGTGATCAGCCCCTTCACGGCGAAGACCCACATCAGCAGGGCGATGACGAAGCTGGGGGCAAGGGACCGGGCCCAACTGGTCGTCTTCGCCTATGAGTCGGGGCTGGTGACGGCACGCGGGGGGTAA
- a CDS encoding class I SAM-dependent methyltransferase codes for MTETTDAEQPAVREEILAYYAQGKEDDRLREGGAPAGRLEFWRTQDVLRRLLPAAPARVLDVGGGSGVHAQWLTEDGYEVDLIDPVPLHVEQAARIPGVTARAGDARELPVSDAAYDVVLMLGPLYHLPERADRVRALTEAHRAVRPGGLVVAATINRFAQLHDLLREERYFIPLHRERTDAVLADGRHPYHEDGFFTVAHFAQPGEVPTEFAEAGLGVEGQYGIEGVAWLMGGVEDWLDDPARREAVLAASRHIESEPSLLGTSGHLLTAGRPSP; via the coding sequence ATGACCGAGACGACGGACGCGGAACAGCCTGCCGTGCGCGAGGAGATCCTCGCCTACTACGCGCAAGGCAAGGAGGACGACCGGCTCAGAGAGGGCGGCGCCCCGGCCGGGCGGCTGGAGTTCTGGCGTACGCAGGACGTGCTGCGCCGGTTGTTGCCCGCGGCGCCCGCGCGCGTGCTGGACGTCGGAGGCGGTAGCGGGGTGCATGCGCAGTGGCTCACGGAGGACGGGTACGAGGTCGACCTCATCGATCCCGTGCCGCTCCATGTCGAGCAGGCCGCCCGGATACCCGGCGTCACCGCCCGCGCCGGGGACGCGCGCGAGCTGCCCGTCTCCGATGCCGCGTACGACGTGGTGCTCATGCTGGGCCCGCTTTACCATCTGCCTGAACGGGCGGACCGGGTGCGGGCGTTGACCGAGGCCCACCGGGCGGTCCGGCCGGGCGGGCTGGTGGTCGCGGCCACCATCAACCGCTTCGCGCAGTTGCACGACCTCCTGCGTGAGGAGCGCTACTTCATCCCGCTGCACCGCGAACGGACCGATGCCGTCCTCGCGGACGGCCGGCACCCTTATCACGAGGACGGGTTCTTCACCGTCGCCCACTTCGCCCAACCCGGCGAGGTGCCCACGGAGTTCGCCGAGGCCGGACTCGGCGTCGAGGGCCAGTACGGCATCGAGGGCGTCGCCTGGCTCATGGGCGGTGTCGAGGACTGGCTCGACGACCCGGCGCGCCGCGAGGCCGTCCTGGCGGCGAGTCGGCACATCGAGTCCGAGCCCAGCCTCCTCGGCACCAGCGGGCACCTGCTGACCGCGGGCAGACCGTCGCCGTAG
- a CDS encoding gamma-glutamyltransferase family protein has protein sequence MFTTRPTLQGTFGMVSCTHWLASQSAMAVLERGGNAFDAAVAGAFVLHVVEPHLNGPAGEVPILLAPAGGEVRVLCGQGVAPAGATVAHYRGLGLELVPGTGPLAAAVPGAFDAWMLLLRDHGTRTLAEVLEYAIGYAEHGHAPVERVGETVETVRELFETEWTSSAEVYLPDGEAPRPGKLFRNPALAATWKRLLDEVAGAGDRVAQIEAAREVWRTGFIAEALVRQAQRPTRDTSGERHSGTLTPADLAGWSATYEAPATYDFHGWTVCKAGPWSQGPVLLQQLALLPPELPRYGSAEYVHLLIEGCKLAMADREAWYGDAAEVPLAELLSPRYNAARRELIGDKASHELRPGSPGGRAPRLCAHARVVACDDPGFDVLGVGEPTVAGRPTSPVPGEPDVAADGGTRGDTCHLDVVDRWGNMIAATPSGGWLQSNPVVPELGFPLGTRLQMTWLEEGLPNSLTPGRRPRTTLTPSIALRDGVPVMAFGTPGGDQQDQWQLHFFLAVALREPVRGGLDLQGAIDAPNWHNDSFPGSFYPRGMRPGSVTVESRTAAEVVEELRRRGHEVTVGDAWSEGRLCAVARDPRTGVLSAAANPRGMQGYAVGR, from the coding sequence GTGTTCACCACCCGACCCACCCTCCAGGGCACCTTCGGCATGGTGTCCTGCACCCACTGGCTCGCCTCGCAGTCGGCGATGGCCGTGCTGGAGCGCGGCGGCAACGCCTTCGACGCGGCCGTGGCCGGCGCGTTCGTGCTGCACGTCGTCGAGCCGCACCTCAACGGGCCGGCCGGCGAGGTGCCGATCCTGCTCGCGCCGGCGGGCGGTGAGGTGCGGGTGCTGTGCGGGCAGGGCGTGGCGCCGGCCGGGGCGACGGTCGCGCACTACCGGGGACTCGGCCTGGAGCTCGTGCCGGGGACGGGGCCGCTCGCCGCCGCCGTGCCCGGGGCGTTCGACGCCTGGATGCTGCTGCTGCGGGACCACGGGACCAGGACGCTCGCCGAGGTGCTCGAGTACGCCATCGGGTACGCCGAACACGGCCACGCGCCCGTGGAGCGCGTCGGGGAGACCGTCGAGACCGTGCGGGAGCTGTTCGAGACGGAGTGGACCTCGTCGGCCGAGGTGTATCTGCCGGACGGGGAGGCACCCCGGCCCGGGAAGCTGTTCCGCAACCCCGCCCTCGCCGCCACCTGGAAGCGGTTGCTCGACGAGGTCGCCGGGGCCGGGGACCGGGTCGCGCAGATCGAGGCCGCACGGGAGGTGTGGCGCACCGGGTTCATCGCCGAGGCCCTGGTACGGCAGGCCCAGCGGCCCACCAGGGACACCAGCGGCGAGCGGCACTCCGGCACGCTCACGCCCGCCGACCTCGCCGGCTGGTCCGCGACCTACGAGGCGCCGGCGACGTACGACTTCCACGGCTGGACCGTGTGCAAGGCCGGTCCCTGGAGTCAGGGACCGGTCCTCCTCCAGCAGCTCGCGCTGCTCCCGCCGGAGCTGCCCCGGTACGGGTCCGCCGAGTACGTCCATCTGCTGATCGAGGGCTGCAAGCTGGCCATGGCCGACCGGGAGGCCTGGTACGGCGACGCGGCCGAGGTACCGCTCGCCGAGCTGCTGTCCCCGCGGTACAACGCGGCCCGGCGGGAGCTGATCGGCGACAAGGCATCCCATGAGCTGCGGCCCGGCAGCCCGGGCGGACGCGCCCCGCGGCTGTGCGCGCACGCGCGCGTGGTGGCCTGCGACGACCCCGGCTTCGACGTGCTGGGCGTCGGCGAGCCGACCGTCGCGGGGCGCCCGACGTCCCCGGTGCCGGGCGAGCCCGACGTGGCCGCCGACGGGGGCACCCGCGGCGACACCTGCCACCTCGACGTCGTCGACCGCTGGGGCAACATGATCGCGGCCACCCCCAGCGGCGGCTGGCTGCAGTCCAACCCCGTCGTGCCCGAACTGGGCTTCCCGCTCGGCACCCGGCTGCAGATGACCTGGCTGGAAGAGGGCCTGCCGAACTCGCTGACGCCGGGACGGCGGCCGCGTACGACACTCACGCCCTCGATCGCCCTGCGCGACGGCGTGCCCGTCATGGCCTTCGGCACGCCCGGCGGGGACCAGCAGGACCAGTGGCAGCTGCACTTCTTCCTCGCGGTCGCCCTACGGGAGCCGGTCCGCGGCGGCCTCGACCTCCAGGGCGCGATCGACGCCCCGAACTGGCACAACGACAGCTTCCCGGGCTCCTTCTACCCGCGCGGGATGCGGCCGGGGAGCGTCACCGTGGAGTCCCGCACGGCCGCCGAGGTGGTGGAGGAGCTCCGGCGGCGCGGTCATGAGGTGACCGTCGGTGACGCCTGGTCGGAGGGGCGGCTGTGTGCGGTCGCGAGGGACCCGCGGACCGGCGTCCTGTCGGCGGCGGCGAATCCGCGGGGGATGCAGGGGTACGCGGTCGGGCGCTGA
- a CDS encoding inositol monophosphatase, whose amino-acid sequence MIENNETIDEFLAQHSADVEEAVRKAAAAEIMPRFRQLAAHEVDQKSGPHDLVTDADRLAEQYLTEALGALLPGSVVVGEEAVHANPASYDALQGDAPVWIVDPVDGTRQFVHGDSGFCTLVALAQRGVLLASWTYAPARDQLATAVRGRGAFLDGERLHSGAPEPGRDLEVATSHPDYTTDEEKHALLGLWTEGVRPRPCGSAGLEYLAVARGELDATAFSWEAAWDHAAGLLLVEEAGGAHLTRAGEPFRITGGNVLPFTTARDAATARRVRELLSAAV is encoded by the coding sequence GTGATCGAAAACAACGAAACCATCGACGAGTTTCTCGCACAGCACTCGGCCGACGTCGAGGAAGCGGTCCGCAAGGCGGCCGCGGCCGAGATCATGCCCCGTTTCCGGCAGCTCGCCGCGCACGAGGTCGACCAGAAGAGCGGACCGCACGACCTGGTGACCGACGCCGACCGGCTCGCCGAGCAGTACCTCACCGAGGCGCTCGGCGCCCTCCTGCCCGGCTCGGTCGTGGTCGGCGAGGAGGCGGTGCACGCCAACCCGGCGTCGTACGACGCGCTCCAGGGCGACGCCCCGGTCTGGATCGTCGACCCCGTCGACGGCACCCGCCAGTTCGTGCACGGAGACTCCGGCTTCTGCACGCTGGTCGCGCTCGCACAGCGCGGCGTCCTGCTCGCCTCCTGGACCTACGCCCCCGCCCGCGACCAGCTGGCCACAGCGGTACGGGGCCGGGGCGCCTTCCTCGACGGCGAGCGGCTGCACTCCGGCGCGCCGGAGCCCGGCCGCGACCTGGAAGTCGCCACGTCCCACCCGGACTACACGACCGACGAGGAGAAGCACGCGCTGCTCGGCCTGTGGACCGAGGGCGTGCGACCCCGTCCCTGCGGGTCCGCGGGGCTGGAGTATCTCGCCGTCGCCCGGGGCGAGTTGGACGCCACGGCGTTCTCCTGGGAGGCCGCCTGGGACCACGCGGCGGGCCTGCTGCTGGTCGAGGAGGCGGGCGGCGCCCACCTGACCCGCGCGGGCGAGCCGTTCCGCATCACCGGCGGCAATGTCCTGCCGTTCACGACGGCCCGTGACGCGGCCACGGCTCGCCGGGTGCGGGAGCTGCTGTCGGCCGCAGTCTGA
- a CDS encoding phytoene desaturase family protein — protein MLDAVVVGAGPNGLTAAVELARRGFSVAVFEARDTVGGGARTEELTLPGFRHDPCSAAHPLGINSPVFRTMPLDRYGLQWLHAELPMAHPFTDGTAAVLSRSVAETAASFGPRDAGTYRRLVEPFLPKWDTLARDFMSLPLTALPRDPVTLARFGLVGLPPSTWLMRRFRDERAKALFSGLVAHVMAPLGGFATGAVGLVFALAAHARGWPVARGGSQSISDALTAYLEDLGGAVHTDYEVKRLDDLPPARAYIFDTSPTALARIAGLGRYYEGYRYGSAAFKIDYALDGPVPWTAPEARRAGTVQIGGDSAEIDTALRAASGEGRAPDKPFMITVQPSVVDPTRAPDGKHAFWAYGHVPNGWTGDLTDALERQLERFAPGFRDRVLARATAGPAELAARNANYVGGDIASGAASGLQLLLRPKLSLFPYTTPHPAVFICSSATPPGPGVHGMSGHNAAKAVWRRLRQEP, from the coding sequence ATGCTCGATGCGGTCGTGGTGGGTGCGGGGCCGAACGGGCTGACCGCTGCCGTGGAGCTGGCCCGGCGGGGCTTCTCCGTGGCCGTGTTCGAGGCGCGTGACACCGTCGGCGGGGGTGCCCGCACGGAAGAGCTGACCCTGCCCGGCTTCCGGCACGACCCGTGCTCCGCCGCGCACCCCCTCGGCATCAACTCGCCCGTGTTCCGGACCATGCCGCTCGACCGCTACGGCCTTCAGTGGCTGCACGCCGAGCTGCCCATGGCGCACCCCTTCACCGACGGCACCGCCGCCGTGCTGTCCCGTTCCGTCGCCGAGACCGCCGCCTCCTTCGGCCCGCGCGACGCGGGGACGTACCGCAGGCTGGTCGAGCCGTTCCTGCCCAAGTGGGACACCCTGGCCCGCGACTTCATGTCCCTGCCCCTGACCGCGCTGCCACGCGACCCGGTCACCCTCGCCCGGTTCGGCCTCGTCGGGCTGCCCCCGTCCACGTGGCTGATGCGCCGCTTCCGCGACGAGCGGGCCAAGGCCCTGTTCTCCGGCCTCGTCGCCCACGTCATGGCGCCGCTGGGCGGCTTCGCCACCGGCGCCGTCGGCCTGGTCTTCGCCCTCGCCGCCCACGCGCGCGGCTGGCCCGTGGCCCGCGGCGGCTCCCAGTCCATCTCCGATGCCCTCACCGCCTATCTCGAGGACCTCGGCGGCGCCGTCCACACCGACTACGAGGTCAAGCGGCTCGACGACCTGCCGCCCGCGCGCGCCTACATCTTCGACACCTCACCCACCGCGCTGGCCCGCATCGCCGGTCTCGGCCGGTACTACGAGGGCTACCGCTACGGCTCCGCCGCCTTCAAGATCGACTACGCGCTGGACGGGCCGGTGCCGTGGACCGCGCCGGAAGCCCGGCGCGCGGGCACCGTGCAGATCGGCGGGGACAGCGCGGAGATCGACACCGCGCTGCGCGCCGCGTCCGGGGAGGGCCGGGCGCCCGACAAGCCGTTCATGATCACGGTGCAGCCCAGTGTCGTCGACCCCACCCGGGCTCCCGACGGCAAGCACGCCTTCTGGGCGTACGGGCATGTGCCGAACGGCTGGACCGGAGACCTCACGGACGCCCTCGAACGCCAACTGGAGCGCTTCGCCCCGGGGTTCCGTGACCGCGTCCTCGCCCGCGCCACGGCCGGCCCGGCCGAACTCGCCGCCCGCAACGCCAACTACGTCGGCGGAGACATCGCCTCCGGCGCGGCCTCCGGGCTCCAACTCCTGCTGCGCCCCAAGCTGTCGCTCTTCCCCTACACCACCCCGCACCCGGCGGTCTTCATCTGCTCGTCGGCCACCCCGCCCGGGCCGGGCGTGCACGGCATGTCGGGGCACAACGCGGCCAAGGCGGTGTGGCGGCGGCTGCGTCAGGAGCCGTAA
- a CDS encoding SCO3242 family prenyltransferase: MKDRKAVARFGSRSAVRLTDLALLVRAPAALSVPGDVIAGAAAAGRPLGVRTLGVIGSSVCLYWAGMALNDYADATVDAVERPGRPVPSGRVPRRTALAVAGGLTAAGISLAAAAGGRRSVGVALPLAGLVWAYDLKLKSTAAAGVAMAGARILDVLAGAVVPGAGAASVGVALRRAAVPAALVGVHTGTLMALSRHEVAGAPARVPAVTLAVSAATAVATAVPVPRVAAESAAVCRRASAAPSWPLAPGGGAANRHSLTLLEGVAGTLLSEKLRTTSSAKLRAALTAAGVLAYLGTYGTAQARAVREPSGENVQRAVGAGILGLMPLQAALTARGGAPAVAAALGVVHPLARRLARRISPT, encoded by the coding sequence ATGAAAGATCGGAAAGCGGTTGCCCGCTTCGGATCCCGGTCTGCCGTGCGCCTCACCGACCTCGCCCTGCTCGTCAGAGCGCCGGCCGCGTTGAGTGTCCCCGGTGACGTGATCGCGGGAGCGGCCGCCGCCGGACGTCCGCTCGGCGTCCGCACCCTCGGAGTGATCGGTTCCTCCGTGTGCCTCTACTGGGCCGGCATGGCCCTCAACGACTACGCCGACGCCACGGTGGACGCCGTCGAGAGGCCTGGCCGACCTGTGCCGTCGGGGCGTGTTCCGCGGCGGACCGCCCTTGCGGTGGCCGGTGGACTCACCGCGGCGGGGATCTCTCTCGCCGCGGCCGCGGGTGGGCGCCGCAGTGTGGGCGTCGCGCTGCCCTTGGCCGGGTTGGTCTGGGCGTACGACCTGAAGCTCAAGTCCACTGCGGCGGCCGGAGTCGCCATGGCGGGGGCCCGGATCCTGGACGTCCTGGCCGGAGCGGTTGTGCCCGGAGCCGGCGCCGCATCGGTCGGCGTCGCGCTGCGCCGTGCCGCCGTGCCTGCCGCGCTGGTCGGTGTCCATACCGGCACGCTCATGGCCCTCAGCCGGCACGAGGTCGCCGGGGCGCCGGCGCGGGTTCCGGCCGTGACTCTTGCCGTGTCGGCGGCGACGGCGGTCGCCACGGCCGTTCCCGTCCCCCGGGTCGCCGCCGAGAGCGCCGCGGTATGTCGTCGAGCGTCTGCGGCGCCGTCGTGGCCGCTCGCGCCCGGCGGCGGAGCCGCGAACCGACACAGCCTCACGCTCCTCGAGGGCGTGGCCGGCACCCTCCTCTCCGAGAAGCTCCGAACCACGTCCTCCGCAAAGCTCCGCGCCGCCCTCACCGCCGCCGGTGTCCTCGCCTACCTCGGCACCTACGGCACCGCCCAGGCCCGTGCCGTGAGGGAGCCCTCCGGGGAGAACGTACAGCGGGCCGTCGGGGCCGGGATCCTTGGGCTGATGCCCCTGCAGGCGGCGCTGACCGCGCGTGGCGGGGCACCTGCCGTCGCCGCGGCGCTCGGCGTCGTCCACCCCCTCGCGCGACGGCTGGCCCGGCGCATTTCGCCCACCTGA
- a CDS encoding sugar phosphate isomerase/epimerase family protein produces the protein MRPPLTDLTFGYGTNGFTHHRLTDVLVVLADLGYDGVALTLDHGHLDPYADDLPRRVTALARQLARHGLDVTVETGAPYFLDPWGKHLPTLMSDGSEIRIDLLRRALRIAADLGSPTVHLCSGPAPDGLPERDAWKRLAAGVETVLETAQEYGVALAFEPEPYMFVDTVERCLHLAQLVDGHELFGITLDIGHAHCVEKRSVLDCVSRAAPLLRNVQIEDMRRGIHQHLEFGAGEIDFPPVLAALRDLGHRGLVSVEIQGGSLDAPDVARRSIEFLRAAVRTAAGR, from the coding sequence ATGAGACCTCCCCTCACCGATCTCACCTTCGGTTACGGCACCAACGGCTTCACCCACCACCGGCTGACCGACGTCCTGGTCGTCCTCGCCGATCTCGGCTACGACGGCGTCGCCCTCACCCTCGACCACGGCCACCTCGACCCGTACGCCGACGACCTGCCCCGGCGCGTCACCGCCCTTGCCCGGCAACTCGCGCGGCACGGGCTCGATGTGACGGTGGAGACCGGCGCGCCGTACTTCCTCGATCCCTGGGGCAAGCACCTGCCCACGCTGATGTCGGACGGCTCCGAGATCAGGATCGACCTGCTGCGCCGCGCCCTGCGCATCGCGGCCGACCTCGGCTCGCCCACCGTGCACCTGTGCAGCGGCCCGGCGCCGGACGGGCTGCCGGAGCGGGACGCGTGGAAGCGGCTCGCGGCCGGTGTGGAGACCGTGCTGGAGACGGCGCAGGAGTACGGGGTGGCGCTGGCCTTCGAGCCGGAGCCGTACATGTTCGTCGACACCGTGGAGCGCTGCCTGCACCTCGCTCAACTGGTCGACGGGCACGAGCTGTTCGGGATCACCCTGGACATCGGCCACGCGCACTGCGTGGAGAAACGTTCCGTGCTCGACTGCGTGAGCCGGGCGGCACCGCTCCTGCGCAACGTGCAGATCGAGGACATGCGGCGCGGCATCCACCAGCACCTCGAATTCGGCGCGGGCGAGATCGACTTCCCGCCCGTACTGGCCGCCTTGCGTGACCTCGGGCATCGCGGCCTGGTCTCCGTCGAGATCCAGGGCGGCTCGCTCGACGCGCCCGACGTGGCCCGCCGCTCGATCGAGTTCCTGCGTGCGGCCGTACGGACCGCGGCGGGCCGATAG
- a CDS encoding EboA domain-containing protein codes for MAVTTACPSAPPDPHPALIAVLDPTARTWLDESAAKVAAEPATLRRLFPAARRRCGHGRLDCYWTVDEAARAVLLTALPLRGQALADEVALLHRHGDPAEQRAVLRTLPLLDLGDRGLPLVRETLRGNDTSLIEAALGPYAAAHLPDAEYRQAVLKCVFYEIPLDRVTGLDTRTDRELARMLADFAHERIVAGRDVPQDILPLVRAFPDVIGAELKKLQHPLTDVLKEEG; via the coding sequence ATGGCTGTCACGACTGCCTGCCCCTCGGCTCCGCCGGACCCTCACCCCGCCCTGATCGCCGTCCTGGACCCCACGGCCCGTACCTGGCTGGACGAGAGCGCCGCCAAGGTCGCCGCCGAACCCGCCACCTTACGGCGGCTCTTCCCCGCTGCCCGGAGGCGCTGCGGGCACGGGCGCCTCGACTGCTACTGGACCGTCGACGAGGCCGCCCGGGCCGTCCTGCTCACCGCACTGCCCCTGCGCGGCCAGGCCCTCGCCGACGAGGTCGCCCTCCTCCACCGCCACGGCGACCCGGCGGAACAACGCGCCGTCCTGCGCACCCTGCCGCTGCTCGACCTGGGCGACCGCGGCCTGCCCCTCGTACGGGAGACCCTGCGCGGCAACGACACCAGCCTGATCGAGGCCGCCCTCGGCCCGTACGCCGCCGCGCACCTGCCGGACGCCGAGTACCGCCAGGCCGTACTGAAGTGCGTCTTCTACGAGATCCCGCTGGACCGCGTCACCGGCCTCGACACCCGCACCGACCGCGAACTGGCCCGAATGCTCGCCGACTTCGCCCATGAGCGGATCGTCGCGGGACGGGACGTACCGCAGGACATCCTGCCCCTCGTCCGCGCCTTCCCGGACGTCATCGGCGCAGAACTCAAGAAACTCCAGCACCCACTCACGGACGTACTCAAGGAAGAGGGCTGA
- a CDS encoding TatD family hydrolase, protein MRIFDPHIHMTSRTTDDYEAMYAAGVRAVVEPAFWLGQPRTSPESFYDYFDGLLGWEPYRAAQFGIQHFCTIALNPKEANDPRCLPVLDELDRYLAKDRVVAVGEIGYDSMTPEEDEALARQLQLAIEHELPALVHTPHRDKAAGTRRTLDVVRESGIAPGLVVLDHLNELTVGMVLDSGCWAGFSIYPKTKMSEDRMVEILKEHGTERVLVNSAADWGRSDPLKTRRTADAMLAAGFGDDAVDEVLWRNPVAFYGQSGRLELEEPKPDEEATFRGNSIRRGGA, encoded by the coding sequence GTGCGCATCTTCGATCCCCATATCCACATGACCTCCCGGACGACCGACGACTACGAGGCGATGTACGCCGCCGGGGTGCGCGCCGTCGTCGAGCCCGCCTTCTGGCTGGGCCAGCCCCGGACCTCGCCCGAGAGCTTCTACGACTACTTCGACGGGCTGTTGGGCTGGGAGCCGTACCGCGCCGCCCAGTTCGGCATCCAGCACTTCTGCACGATCGCGCTCAACCCGAAGGAGGCCAACGACCCCCGTTGCCTGCCCGTCCTCGACGAACTGGACCGCTATCTCGCCAAGGACCGGGTCGTCGCCGTCGGCGAGATCGGCTACGACTCGATGACCCCGGAGGAGGACGAGGCGCTCGCCCGTCAGCTCCAGCTCGCGATCGAGCACGAGCTGCCCGCCCTCGTGCACACCCCGCACCGCGACAAGGCGGCCGGCACCCGGCGCACCCTGGACGTCGTTCGGGAGTCGGGCATCGCCCCCGGACTCGTCGTCCTCGACCACCTCAACGAGCTCACCGTCGGCATGGTCCTCGACAGCGGCTGCTGGGCCGGCTTCTCGATCTACCCGAAGACCAAGATGAGCGAGGACCGGATGGTGGAGATCCTCAAGGAGCACGGGACGGAGCGGGTGCTCGTCAACTCCGCCGCCGACTGGGGACGTTCGGACCCGCTGAAGACCCGTAGGACCGCCGACGCCATGCTCGCCGCCGGGTTCGGCGACGACGCCGTGGACGAGGTGCTGTGGCGCAACCCGGTCGCCTTCTACGGCCAGAGCGGGCGGCTGGAGCTGGAGGAGCCCAAGCCCGACGAGGAGGCCACCTTCCGGGGCAACTCCATACGTCGCGGGGGAGCGTGA
- the eboE gene encoding metabolite traffic protein EboE, with protein sequence MRFLHPDGTTVHLGYCSNVHQAEDLRGVIAQLADYAEPVRERLGTDRLGIGLWLARPVVSELADDEGALMRLKSELRARGLETVTLNAFPYAGFHREVVKKDVYEPDWADEPRLKYTLDCARVLAALLPDDVDRGSVSTLPLAWRTPWTPACAEEARHALDRLATGLAALEAWTGRRIRVGFEPEPGCVVETTTQAVRELGGLDPDRLGICLDACHLAVQFEQPAEALRRLSEAGMPVVKLQASCAVEAANPSDPAARAALHRLAEPRFLHQTRTTSDGDVLGVDDLPDALDGALPADGGPWRVHFHAPLHTDPEPPLRTTADQLDQVLAGLLGGAAAGCDHIEVETYTWSVLPEPPTDLPGGIAAELAWARDRLTGLGLKEEPS encoded by the coding sequence ATGCGCTTTCTGCACCCGGACGGCACCACCGTCCACCTCGGCTACTGCAGCAACGTCCACCAGGCGGAGGACCTCCGGGGCGTGATCGCCCAGCTCGCCGACTACGCCGAGCCCGTGCGCGAACGGCTCGGGACCGACCGGCTCGGCATCGGCCTGTGGCTGGCGCGACCCGTCGTCAGCGAACTCGCCGACGACGAGGGCGCGTTGATGCGGTTGAAGTCCGAGCTGCGGGCACGCGGCCTGGAGACCGTCACCCTCAACGCCTTCCCGTACGCAGGATTCCACCGCGAGGTCGTCAAGAAGGACGTGTACGAACCCGACTGGGCCGACGAGCCCCGGCTGAAGTACACCCTGGACTGCGCCCGCGTCCTCGCCGCCCTCCTCCCGGACGACGTCGACCGCGGAAGCGTCTCCACGCTGCCGCTCGCGTGGCGCACCCCGTGGACGCCCGCCTGCGCCGAGGAGGCCCGACACGCCCTGGACCGGCTGGCCACCGGGCTCGCCGCGCTGGAGGCGTGGACGGGCCGCCGTATCCGCGTGGGCTTCGAACCGGAACCCGGATGTGTCGTCGAGACCACCACGCAGGCGGTGCGGGAACTGGGCGGACTGGACCCCGACCGGCTCGGCATCTGCCTCGACGCGTGCCATCTCGCCGTGCAGTTCGAGCAGCCTGCCGAGGCCCTGCGGCGGCTCTCGGAGGCCGGGATGCCGGTGGTCAAGCTCCAGGCGTCCTGTGCCGTGGAGGCCGCGAACCCGTCCGACCCCGCCGCCCGCGCGGCCCTGCACCGCCTGGCCGAACCCCGGTTCCTGCACCAGACCCGGACGACGAGCGACGGTGACGTCCTCGGCGTGGACGACCTTCCCGACGCCCTCGACGGCGCCCTTCCCGCCGACGGTGGCCCCTGGCGCGTCCACTTCCACGCCCCGCTGCACACCGACCCCGAACCCCCGCTGCGTACGACGGCCGACCAGCTCGACCAGGTCCTCGCCGGACTGCTGGGCGGGGCCGCGGCCGGCTGCGACCACATCGAGGTCGAGACCTACACCTGGTCCGTCCTCCCCGAACCGCCCACCGACCTGCCCGGCGGCATCGCCGCCGAACTCGCCTGGGCCCGCGACCGGTTGACCGGCCTCGGCCTCAAGGAGGAACCGTCATGA